The genomic region TTACGTTGGGGTTTAGTTACGGTGCGTGCTGCTGCTTTGTTCTGGTTTTTTGGTTTTGCAGAATGCACCTCGTCATCTTCAAGCAATTCCTCCGGGTTTACATCGTCCTCCTCTGCTTCAGCCACTTGAGGTTTAGCAGTGCGCTTTGCTGCTTTTGAAGCAGGTTTTGGCTGGGAGCGGTTGTTGGATTGTTTGTTGATTGACCGACGGGGAGTCGTTTCTTCTTCGTCATCTAATAAATCTTCTTCTAAGTCGTCTAGGTCATTATTTAGGTCGAGGTCTTCATCTTCTTCGTCCAAGTCAAGGTTACGTGAATCTTCAGCTTCTATCCCCAACATTTCCATCACATTGGATGGAGTAAAGTAGTCTTCATCCTTACTGGTGGCATTTCCCAGGTTTTTAATTAGGTACTTACCGCTGGTTCTTTGGCTTGGATCTTTGGTGAGGTAGAAGCGAAATCCTTTGATTTCGTCGCTACCTGGTTCTGTGCATAGTTCTACAGCGATCGCAGCTTTTCCCGACTGTTCGCTATACTCCTCCACAAAATCTTTGAAGTCTTCTAGAGACTCAATGTCTCCTTCTTCTTGCATCGCTGCAATTGCTTTGTCAAGGGTGTTTTCGATGTGGCGCAGCTTCCTGGTATCAGTCAGGTTTTGCCATTGTCTTTTCTTAGAAGTAGCTGTATAAGCCATTTTTTCAATTCCCTTTTCCTTTTGAGACTGTTTAATGCACGGGAGGGCATTCCAGGTTTAGTCGCAACGCTGTCCTAGATCCTTTCGGGAGCAACCATCCTGCTGTTCAATCCTTTGTTGAAAAACCTTGCCCTTCAACTCCAAGTGATATTCAGCTAACTGCCTGCCGAACTCCCGTAAAATTTCATAGTTTTGCTGGGGCATTTGTCCAGCTGCTAAGGCTTTTTGGGCGAATAGGGCGAGGGAGTGCAGATGTGCGCTCATGCGCCGTAGTTCACGGGCTACTTCTTGATTGATTTCTGGCACCACAGGACGAGGACTAAACTCGAAAGCGCGTTTGCGGAGATAATCAGATAAGGTTTTCTCGCCTGACTGCGCTGTTCGCTTTGCTAAGTCCTCTTTCTCAACTGGGGTGAGCCGCATTC from Tolypothrix sp. NIES-4075 harbors:
- a CDS encoding plasmid mobilization protein, whose translation is MPKITLRQEQCSFRAASLTQDSCHRTEVVRMRLTPVEKEDLAKRTAQSGEKTLSDYLRKRAFEFSPRPVVPEINQEVARELRRMSAHLHSLALFAQKALAAGQMPQQNYEILREFGRQLAEYHLELKGKVFQQRIEQQDGCSRKDLGQRCD